In Microbulbifer sp. GL-2, the following are encoded in one genomic region:
- a CDS encoding response regulator yields the protein MAQNNTTPSLPSPGELRSLRSTMFRFTVAPALILAMTLALVFTLQQMHDRRQLLLSHGRASAEQLAELIEMSGGHPTELRMEWLRKSLLALMLEKDMVRSVHIYSTEASEKRPLDLATGLGLLASVGPRPRTPITNEQLQTREPFIFEDDESLQVLQPLKGDITTCWISIELHRPYFLVGTYQVLLVGLVGLIICTLAALAWSVILSERFAHSLVRMGQVLKAIGRGEFDRRTHEIENRELAQLAKQINEMAEGLSGYQRDYKANLMQTMDDMRQSLDSMEEQNIELDLARKRAQEASRIKSTFLANTSHEIRTPLNGIIGFTNLLLKTEIDELQQDYLQTILRSSENLLTTINDILDFSRIESGNLVLDHIPMDLGQLLEETLQILAPYAYEHHLELVPMIDPQLPATLVGDPLRTKQILTNLLGNAVRSSENGNIPVRLTVQSNKDSELVLRISVTDLGNRIDDAGRRELQQILNTKTPQHTQQISANGLGMSIARSLVERMRGSTGMEETVNDGSTCWVQLTLVPERNRGIPPRVMFPNCRILIADPNELTRTQVAQLLKQWQVEPVELTDTDTLQPAIEQMWRHDAVPDAVIIDTAIAKGDFDSFSIKVQSLVDAYQCRVIVLGAPAELRRCYEQLRTRTLTFLGKPVTRENLLRALKRSVPQQSQQRSNSGAVPALPWPAPPRVLAVDDHAANRRLVGELLRAQGVEVVIAASGEEALQHWQQSTFDLVFMDIQMPGMDGIEVTRCIREREAGKRTPIIALTAHAGAEEKARLLSAGLDDYLSKPVSEAQLSHMIKRWLKLITPQVVEKLNFDRMRLVDIGESLTLANGDAKLARDMLQMLVDGLSPDERELERLQSIGDLKSMFELTHRMHGGCCYCGVSRLREATCVLQEELRTQQDKAPAEIDRRKLDAVLREIRALREWASEQDLDTLFGLEVA from the coding sequence ATGGCCCAGAACAACACGACTCCATCCCTGCCCTCTCCAGGGGAATTACGTTCACTGCGCTCGACTATGTTTCGCTTTACTGTTGCCCCGGCACTAATCCTGGCCATGACCCTGGCTCTGGTGTTTACCCTGCAGCAGATGCACGACCGCCGTCAACTCCTGCTCAGCCACGGACGGGCCAGTGCTGAGCAGCTGGCTGAGTTGATCGAGATGAGCGGGGGGCATCCGACCGAACTGCGTATGGAGTGGCTACGCAAAAGTCTGCTGGCCCTGATGCTGGAAAAAGATATGGTGCGCTCAGTTCATATCTACTCCACTGAGGCAAGTGAAAAACGTCCTCTGGACCTGGCAACCGGCCTGGGGTTACTGGCCAGCGTGGGCCCTCGGCCCCGCACTCCCATTACCAATGAGCAACTGCAAACGCGCGAGCCATTTATCTTTGAGGACGATGAGAGCCTACAGGTTTTGCAGCCATTGAAAGGTGATATCACTACCTGCTGGATCAGCATAGAGCTGCATCGTCCCTATTTCCTGGTTGGCACCTACCAGGTACTTCTTGTCGGACTTGTGGGCCTGATTATCTGTACTCTGGCAGCACTGGCCTGGTCAGTTATTTTGTCTGAGCGCTTTGCTCACAGCCTGGTGCGAATGGGGCAGGTTTTAAAGGCCATAGGCCGCGGCGAATTCGATCGCCGCACTCACGAGATCGAAAACCGCGAACTGGCACAACTGGCCAAGCAAATCAATGAAATGGCCGAGGGACTTTCCGGTTACCAACGCGATTATAAAGCGAACCTGATGCAGACCATGGATGATATGCGGCAGTCCCTGGATAGTATGGAGGAGCAAAATATCGAGCTGGACCTGGCTCGAAAGAGGGCCCAAGAGGCGAGCCGTATCAAGTCCACCTTCCTGGCAAACACCAGCCATGAAATCCGAACACCACTGAACGGTATTATCGGCTTTACCAATCTGTTGTTAAAAACCGAGATCGACGAGTTACAGCAGGATTATCTTCAAACCATCCTGCGCTCATCAGAAAACCTGCTCACCACGATTAATGATATCCTGGATTTCTCCCGTATCGAATCCGGCAATCTGGTGCTCGACCATATTCCGATGGATCTGGGTCAGCTGCTCGAGGAAACCCTGCAAATTCTCGCACCCTATGCTTATGAGCATCACCTCGAGCTGGTACCCATGATCGACCCTCAACTGCCCGCAACATTAGTGGGCGATCCATTGCGCACCAAGCAAATACTCACAAACCTTCTGGGCAATGCGGTACGCAGCTCAGAAAATGGCAATATACCGGTACGCCTCACGGTGCAGAGTAACAAGGACTCTGAACTGGTGCTGCGTATCAGTGTTACCGATCTCGGTAACCGTATCGACGATGCCGGCCGCCGTGAACTACAACAGATTCTCAATACCAAAACACCACAGCATACCCAGCAGATCAGCGCCAACGGTCTCGGCATGTCTATTGCCCGCAGCCTGGTTGAGCGTATGCGCGGCAGTACCGGTATGGAAGAAACCGTTAATGACGGCAGTACCTGCTGGGTACAGTTGACCCTGGTGCCTGAGCGCAACCGAGGGATACCACCACGGGTAATGTTCCCCAACTGTCGCATCCTGATTGCCGACCCAAATGAACTTACCCGCACCCAGGTGGCGCAGTTACTTAAGCAATGGCAGGTGGAACCGGTGGAACTCACCGATACAGATACCCTGCAGCCCGCTATCGAGCAAATGTGGCGACATGACGCAGTGCCAGATGCAGTAATTATTGATACCGCTATCGCCAAGGGGGACTTTGATAGCTTCAGTATCAAGGTTCAGTCCCTGGTTGATGCTTACCAGTGCAGGGTAATTGTTCTCGGTGCTCCGGCAGAACTCCGTCGCTGCTACGAGCAACTGCGCACGCGTACCCTCACCTTCCTTGGTAAACCGGTAACCCGTGAGAACTTATTGCGCGCACTTAAAAGATCTGTACCACAACAAAGCCAGCAACGCTCCAACAGCGGAGCCGTGCCCGCCCTACCCTGGCCTGCACCGCCGCGTGTACTGGCTGTCGATGATCACGCCGCCAACCGACGCCTTGTGGGTGAGCTTCTGCGCGCACAGGGTGTTGAAGTGGTAATCGCCGCCAGCGGCGAAGAGGCCCTGCAGCACTGGCAGCAGAGCACTTTTGACCTCGTCTTTATGGATATCCAGATGCCCGGCATGGACGGCATCGAGGTCACCCGCTGCATCCGCGAGCGGGAAGCCGGCAAACGCACCCCCATTATTGCTCTTACTGCTCACGCTGGAGCCGAGGAGAAAGCGAGGCTGCTGTCCGCAGGACTGGACGACTACCTGAGCAAGCCTGTAAGCGAAGCTCAGCTATCCCACATGATCAAGCGCTGGCTCAAACTCATAACACCCCAGGTGGTGGAAAAACTGAACTTTGACCGAATGCGTCTAGTAGATATTGGCGAGAGCCTGACCCTCGCCAACGGCGATGCCAAGCTGGCCAGGGACATGTTGCAGATGCTCGTGGACGGGCTCTCTCCAGACGAGCGCGAACTGGAGCGACTGCAAAGTATCGGTGATCTCAAAAGCATGTTTGAGTTGACCCATCGCATGCATGGTGGCTGCTGCTATTGCGGCGTATCACGGTTGCGAGAAGCGACCTGTGTCTTACAGGAAGAACTGCGCACTCAGCAAGATAAGGCGCCGGCCGAGATTGACCGGCGTAAGCTCGATGCAGTATTGA